A single Plasmodium malariae genome assembly, chromosome: 6 DNA region contains:
- the PmUG01_06016500 gene encoding transcription factor IIb, putative, whose translation MYRNKYQANILSLLLSAGSKPLELWKTKTKKGCVRKVLDDAIKLSAIEIISENTSDSYIYTAPGKFKSLAISLPIIVLIVKNMNKYFSFRISIMDDKRCRRTFRISNFQTVTRLSNKWCTMPMVLNEGWNIIQINLKEYTEKAFKTKYVETIDMQINASIRIRCIYFCDKIYNNDELKDEFKIFSKKKEKIKYIPPQYLNKPLKKTTIKNIAKEKIAKKEGEIEEENVNHSILKNTQGDNKREDQLGGNSESPTKFPTESPTELTNEQDKKHNKMEDMTEGIENYSYRNEDTEWENKNDENDEYLVNIIHNMEGENELEKDNQNGKRDEIPKMDNNGQRNENEKELAANIYNEADISHITEIKNIEMDLNNVLYEDINYETYNNDDN comes from the exons ATGTACAGAAATAAATACCAGGCGAATATTCTTTCTCTTTTGCTAAGCGCGgg CTCGAAGCCTTTGGAGTTGTGGAAAACAAAAACGAAGAAAGGATGCGTCCGAAAAGTTTTAGATGATGCAATAAAATTAAGTGCAATTGAAATCATATCCGAAAATACATCTGActcttatatatacacagcACCTGGAAAATTTAAATCTTTGGCCATAAGTCTACCCATTATAGTTCTCATAgttaaaaat ATGAACAAATACTTTTCCTTCAGAATTAGTATCATGGATGACAAAAGGTGTAGAAGAACATTTAGAATTTCTAATTTCCAG ACAGTCACAAGGCTTTCAAACAAGTGGTGCACCATGCCCATGGTCCTAAACGAAGGATGGaatataattcaaataaatttaaaggaatatacagaaaaagcgttcaaaacaaaatatgttGAAACCATTGATATGCAAATAAATGCTAGCATAAGAATAAGATGTATATACTTTTGtgataaaatttacaataatGATGAATTAAAAGAcgaattcaaaatattttccaagaaaaaagaaaaaattaaatacattcCTCCGCAATATTTGAACAAGCCTTTGAAAAAAAcaactattaaaaatattgcaaaGGAAAAGATAGCAAAAAAGGAGGGAGAAATAGAGGAAGAAAATGTTAATCACagcattttgaaaaatactCAAGGAGATAACAAGCGGGAGGACCAACTAGGGGGCAACAGTGAATCGCCAACTAAGTTTCCAACTGAGTCTCCAACAGAACTGACAAATGAACAGGACAAAAAACATAACAAAATGGAGGACATGACAGAAGGCATAGAAAACTACAGCTATCGGAATGAGGATACTGAGTGGGAGAATAAGAACGACGAAAACGATGAGTACTTAGTCAACATCATCCATAACATGGAGGGTGAAAACGAGCTGGAGAAGGACAATCAGAATGGAAAAAGAGACGAAATACCCAAAATGGACAATAATGGCCAAAGAaacgaaaatgaaaaagagcTAGctgcaaatatatacaacgAAGCTGATATTAGTCACATAAccgaaataaaaaacatcGAGATGGATTTGAACAATGTTCTCTATGAggatataaattatgaaacgTATAATAACGATGACAATTAA
- the PmUG01_06016600 gene encoding triose phosphate transporter, putative produces the protein MKDNEKNEYGTFPITINEAYSDKQTDNIIKGRGSFYALYEKIKLLMLFLTWYALNVMYNVDNKKALNMIKLPWLISSVQLFTGWMFIFIYWITGFKKVPKIFSYDLFIKNICIQSFCHILVHLGAVMSMSSTTVSFTHVVKACEPVFTAVLSIILLKQYLKFNKYISLFIIVGGVICASMKELHFTWLSFCCATISNFGSSMRSIFAKKMMAQKSVLGENLNASNIYALITIISALMSLPLVLLFEGKASYNFLVNHKDLQLSHSFNEIALKILLSGVWYYLNNEVAFICLEKVNQVTHAVANSIKRVVIIVSSIIIFQTQMTVLGAIGSAVALFGAFLYSVF, from the coding sequence ATGAAAGATAACGAGAAAAACGAATATGGAACTTTCCCTATTACTATAAATGAAGCGTATTCAGATAAGCAGACAGATAACATTATAAAAGGCAGAGGATCATTCTATGCATTGtatgagaaaataaaattattaatgttatttcTTACCTGGTATGCATTAAATGTAATGTACAATGtggataataaaaaagcattaaatatgataaaattacCATGGCTTATTAGTTCAGTTCAATTATTTACAGGATggatgtttatatttatatattggATAACAGGATTTAAGAAAGTaccaaaaattttttcatatgacttgttcataaaaaatatatgtatacaaagTTTTTGCCATATATTAGTTCACTTGGGTGCCGTTATGTCTATGTCTTCAACGACTGTATCTTTTACACATGTTGTTAAAGCATGTGAACCAGTATTTACAGCCGTGTTATCaataatattactaaaacagtatttaaaatttaataaatatatttctttgtttattattgttGGGGGAGTTATATGTGCATCTATGAAAGAATTACATTTTACTTGGTTATCATTTTGTTGTGCAACGATTTCTAATTTTGGTTCATCTATGAGATCtatatttgcaaaaaaaatgatggCACAAAAATCAGTATTGggtgaaaatttaaatgcttcaaatatatatgcattaattactattatttcaGCTCTTATGTCATTACCATtggttttattatttgaggGTAAGGCAtcatacaattttttagttAACCATAAAGATTTACAGTTATCCCATTCTTTTAATGAAATTGCTTTAAAAATCCTTTTAAGTGGAGTATGGTATTACTTAAATAACGAAGTCgcttttatttgtttagaAAAGGTAAACCAAGTTACCCATGCTGTAGCAAATTCTATAAAGCGAGTTGTTATTATCGTATcctctattattattttccaaaCACAGATGACTGTACTCGGTGCCATTGGATCGGCTGTCGCACTATTTGGTGCGTTCCTCTATTCAGTGTTTTAG